One segment of Rhodopirellula baltica SH 1 DNA contains the following:
- the phoU gene encoding phosphate signaling complex protein PhoU codes for MESRMSKHLHRAVQDLRTDLVEQFGVVEQMINMSVRALVERRPDMAVQVIETDDKVDAKDIRIEEECLKLLALYQPVAIDLRWMVSAIKLNGDLERMADLACNIAERSKSLDLFPLFKVPDDINQMVTITLEMVRSALDSFIEQDANLAREVIARDDEVDRLNVELIEELQSMMKTDTDWIEPAVHCFSATRHIERIADMATNVAEETIYMVSGDIVRHKHHLEEGKAH; via the coding sequence TTGGAATCACGCATGAGCAAGCATCTTCATCGAGCCGTTCAGGATCTCCGCACCGACTTGGTGGAGCAATTTGGCGTCGTTGAGCAGATGATCAATATGTCAGTGCGGGCACTTGTTGAACGCCGTCCCGACATGGCTGTTCAAGTGATCGAAACCGACGACAAGGTCGATGCGAAGGACATCCGGATCGAAGAAGAGTGCTTGAAGTTGTTGGCGCTCTATCAACCCGTCGCGATTGATCTTCGCTGGATGGTGTCCGCAATCAAGCTGAATGGCGATTTGGAACGCATGGCTGACTTGGCGTGCAACATCGCAGAGCGAAGCAAGTCATTGGATTTGTTTCCATTGTTCAAAGTGCCGGACGACATCAACCAAATGGTGACAATCACTTTGGAAATGGTTCGTTCCGCTCTGGATTCCTTCATCGAACAAGACGCGAATCTCGCTCGCGAAGTGATTGCTCGCGACGACGAGGTGGATCGTTTGAATGTCGAGCTGATCGAAGAATTGCAGTCGATGATGAAAACCGACACCGACTGGATCGAGCCCGCTGTTCACTGCTTCAGTGCCACTCGGCACATCGAGCGAATTGCCGACATGGCCACCAACGTCGCGGAAGAAACCATCTACATGGTCAGCGGCGATATCGTGCGGCACAAGCATCACTTGGAAGAAGGCAAGGCTCACTGA
- the pstB gene encoding phosphate ABC transporter ATP-binding protein PstB translates to MSEVSRSATPQSDSPAQAEVTPEVCIRIANFNAWYGSFQAIHNLSLDVPRNQVTAFIGPSGCGKSTLLRWINRMNDIVPSANSRGTLMIDELDVLAQTTDVVNLRRRVGMVFQKPNPFPKSIYDNVAFGPKLHLYLSRAELDELVEWSLRKAAVWDEVKDRLHAPALGLSGGQQQRLCIARAIAVGPEVLLMDEPCSALDPASTLAIEDLIYELREQYTIVMVTHNMQQASRCSDRTAFFFEGKLVESGPTQDVFTKPQEKRTDDYVRGRFG, encoded by the coding sequence ATGTCTGAAGTCTCTCGATCGGCGACTCCCCAATCGGATTCACCCGCGCAAGCGGAGGTGACGCCGGAAGTCTGCATTCGCATTGCAAATTTCAATGCCTGGTACGGGTCGTTTCAGGCGATTCACAACCTTTCTCTCGACGTGCCTCGCAATCAGGTGACCGCCTTCATCGGTCCTAGCGGTTGTGGCAAGAGCACGTTGTTGCGATGGATCAATCGAATGAACGACATCGTTCCTTCGGCAAATAGTCGTGGGACGCTGATGATTGATGAGTTGGATGTGCTGGCGCAAACGACTGACGTTGTGAACCTTCGTCGTCGCGTCGGGATGGTGTTTCAAAAGCCCAACCCGTTTCCGAAATCAATTTACGACAACGTTGCGTTCGGCCCAAAGTTGCACCTCTATCTGAGCCGTGCCGAATTGGATGAGCTGGTTGAATGGTCGCTTCGCAAAGCGGCGGTTTGGGATGAGGTGAAAGATCGACTTCATGCACCCGCATTGGGATTGTCCGGTGGACAGCAGCAGCGATTGTGTATCGCTCGTGCGATCGCGGTCGGTCCCGAGGTTCTATTGATGGACGAACCATGTAGTGCATTGGATCCAGCCAGCACTTTGGCGATCGAAGACTTGATCTATGAATTGCGTGAGCAGTACACCATCGTGATGGTGACCCACAACATGCAGCAAGCAAGCCGCTGCAGCGACCGGACGGCTTTCTTTTTCGAAGGAAAGTTGGTCGAATCGGGGCCAACGCAGGATGTCTTCACCAAGCCCCAGGAAAAGCGAACCGACGACTACGTTCGCGGTCGTTTCGGTTGA
- a CDS encoding PstA family ABC transporter permease, which yields MATDFNAPVDDNDPPATSGYPGGGYAVSTDNSSRRKLYSRLFYLLCVLISGLSVVVLGVLLVSIGWQGHSRLTWDLLQNSHSELNPESSGMLPSIIGSIFICGICAASALPLGIGTAIFLEEFKPTSKPLRMLHSFIQLNISNLAGVPSIVYGLLGLSLFVFMFNVFGRIQVNESSGTELFGVNHYYQVLSLAGGGHTVLIPQEDESQKTIKIDEPTEAVSRDGESFELAIWDPASGQPKPSDPEVRKRTVRKGQGGGAYSETKWYYLRLPFGKSFLAAGLTLSLVILPIVIIASQEALRGVAPSLREASFGLGATKWQTVRHVSLPAAMPGIMTGAILAMGRAIGEAAPILVVLGAAVAKNSGPQNLMDNVVTMPVLIFNWAGRQQAAYQELAAAAIIVLLAVLLLMNSAAIYLRQKMRVG from the coding sequence ATGGCGACTGATTTCAACGCACCGGTCGACGACAACGACCCGCCGGCGACCTCCGGGTATCCGGGCGGCGGCTATGCGGTGTCAACCGACAACTCAAGCCGACGCAAACTATACAGCCGATTGTTCTATCTGCTCTGCGTTTTGATCTCTGGTCTTAGCGTTGTGGTTCTGGGCGTCCTGCTGGTCTCCATCGGATGGCAAGGTCATTCGCGATTGACATGGGATTTGCTGCAGAACTCTCACAGTGAGCTCAATCCCGAATCGTCCGGGATGCTGCCGTCGATCATTGGTTCGATCTTCATTTGTGGCATCTGCGCCGCGTCCGCCTTGCCTTTAGGAATCGGCACCGCAATCTTCCTGGAAGAGTTCAAGCCGACCAGCAAGCCGCTGCGAATGCTGCACAGCTTCATCCAGCTGAATATCTCCAATCTGGCCGGTGTACCATCGATCGTTTACGGATTGCTCGGTCTGAGTCTGTTCGTTTTCATGTTCAACGTCTTTGGTCGGATTCAGGTCAACGAATCCAGCGGCACAGAGCTGTTTGGTGTGAATCACTATTACCAAGTGCTCTCGCTTGCGGGGGGCGGGCATACGGTTCTGATTCCCCAAGAAGATGAATCACAAAAGACCATCAAGATTGATGAGCCAACCGAAGCGGTCTCTCGCGATGGGGAGTCATTCGAATTGGCAATTTGGGATCCCGCATCGGGCCAGCCCAAACCAAGCGACCCGGAGGTTCGGAAGCGAACCGTTCGGAAAGGCCAGGGCGGTGGCGCCTATTCCGAAACAAAGTGGTACTACCTGAGGTTGCCGTTTGGAAAAAGCTTCCTTGCCGCCGGACTGACACTTTCCTTGGTCATTTTGCCAATCGTGATCATCGCGTCCCAGGAAGCTCTTCGCGGAGTTGCCCCCAGTTTGCGGGAGGCTTCGTTCGGGTTGGGGGCGACCAAATGGCAAACTGTCCGGCACGTTTCGCTACCGGCGGCCATGCCGGGTATCATGACGGGTGCAATTTTGGCGATGGGACGTGCAATTGGTGAAGCCGCGCCGATTTTGGTGGTTCTCGGTGCCGCGGTGGCAAAGAATTCCGGGCCCCAGAATTTGATGGATAATGTGGTTACGATGCCGGTGTTGATTTTTAATTGGGCCGGCCGTCAACAAGCTGCTTATCAAGAACTCGCTGCAGCGGCGATTATCGTCTTGCTCGCCGTGTTGTTGCTGATGAATTCAGCAGCGATTTACCTTCGACAAAAAATGCGGGTGGGATAA
- the pstC gene encoding phosphate ABC transporter permease subunit PstC, which translates to MNRPAALVNKKFRSTGIGVVQEKAMVALLALCALMTVGITVGIIVMLIGESWNFVQSEYVSLSGFLTGTEWTALQSKDIEKAQFGIWPLLSGTLRVTFIAMLIALPCGLITAIFLSEFASNRVRAVLKPTLEVIAGIPTVVLGYFAVLVVSPSLQFFSGGGFDTFNATSAGIAVGILCLPMVSSLSEDALHAVPRALREGAYGLGCTPFETAVKVVVPGALSGIISAFLLAFSRAIGETMVVALAAGTRATFTADPREQSQTMTGFIVEMIKSENEYGTVQYFSLYAVAITLFVITFGMTLVGQLIRRRYQEVYS; encoded by the coding sequence TTGAATCGTCCAGCCGCGCTCGTCAACAAGAAGTTTCGTTCGACGGGGATTGGTGTGGTGCAAGAAAAGGCCATGGTGGCTTTGCTCGCACTCTGCGCACTCATGACCGTTGGGATCACCGTGGGCATCATTGTGATGTTGATTGGTGAGAGCTGGAACTTTGTGCAAAGCGAATATGTGTCCCTTAGTGGGTTCCTTACAGGAACGGAGTGGACGGCTCTTCAAAGCAAAGACATCGAGAAGGCTCAGTTTGGAATCTGGCCATTGTTGTCGGGGACTTTGCGAGTCACCTTCATCGCGATGCTGATCGCGTTGCCCTGTGGTCTGATCACGGCAATCTTTTTATCCGAGTTCGCCTCCAATCGAGTTCGGGCGGTTCTGAAACCGACCTTGGAGGTCATCGCGGGGATTCCCACAGTGGTTCTCGGGTATTTCGCGGTGTTGGTCGTCAGCCCATCGCTGCAGTTCTTTTCCGGTGGTGGATTCGACACCTTCAATGCCACCAGTGCTGGAATCGCAGTTGGCATTCTTTGTTTGCCGATGGTGAGCAGTCTTTCAGAAGATGCGTTGCACGCGGTGCCAAGAGCTCTTCGCGAAGGGGCGTATGGATTGGGATGCACTCCGTTTGAAACCGCAGTGAAGGTCGTCGTTCCTGGGGCACTTTCGGGGATCATCTCCGCCTTTTTGCTGGCATTCAGTCGGGCGATTGGTGAGACGATGGTGGTGGCTTTGGCCGCGGGAACGCGAGCGACTTTCACCGCTGACCCACGCGAACAATCTCAAACGATGACTGGTTTCATTGTGGAGATGATCAAAAGTGAGAACGAGTACGGGACCGTTCAATATTTCAGCTTGTACGCAGTCGCAATCACGTTGTTTGTGATCACCTTTGGGATGACGTTGGTCGGCCAGTTGATTCGCCGTCGCTACCAAGAAGTTTACTCCTGA
- a CDS encoding DUF4272 domain-containing protein, producing the protein MTELAPEATEDLLEECWEQIDSPYQSTNPLAALLQRHLQRTRHIYRLESPENSQASFPPPNWHDWAWAANALWWTPEDNGKPAVLSDPAGRQLHGPGNFDAEAQIPFLPESRRRRLESETVLRNRNLDPVDGTAPLPSSSEIETFAPAIAATRMLGLFAVAARAEAMANNQTLDLDRVRERSPLAADALTPAEKDFFDLISPPAEMVDTAAWRYESLHTLQWALQMQPDLDWPDERCDLASVLRLILSLPHEDLIEHAILRPMEELLQAADLHVCLWWKLAVEGAAGRDVPGGLDPGVVAERVHALTWLLQLSGFVPEDAADMSWDQVGREIERGIVG; encoded by the coding sequence GTGACCGAACTTGCCCCCGAGGCAACCGAAGATCTTTTGGAAGAATGTTGGGAACAGATTGATTCCCCCTATCAATCGACCAATCCACTGGCAGCGCTCCTGCAGCGTCACCTGCAACGCACTCGGCACATCTACCGCCTGGAATCGCCTGAAAATTCGCAGGCAAGTTTTCCCCCGCCAAACTGGCATGATTGGGCATGGGCTGCCAATGCTCTTTGGTGGACCCCCGAAGACAACGGCAAACCAGCGGTACTGAGCGATCCCGCCGGACGACAGCTGCATGGGCCTGGGAACTTCGATGCCGAAGCTCAAATCCCGTTTCTGCCGGAATCGCGACGAAGACGCCTTGAGTCGGAGACCGTCTTGCGAAACCGCAATCTCGACCCCGTCGACGGCACCGCTCCGCTACCCAGCAGCAGTGAAATCGAAACCTTTGCACCCGCGATCGCGGCCACGCGAATGCTGGGATTGTTTGCAGTTGCGGCTCGAGCCGAAGCGATGGCCAACAACCAGACGCTTGATCTAGACCGAGTTCGTGAGCGATCTCCCTTGGCCGCAGACGCATTGACCCCTGCGGAGAAGGATTTCTTCGATCTCATTTCGCCACCTGCCGAAATGGTTGACACCGCCGCATGGCGTTACGAATCGCTGCACACACTGCAGTGGGCCTTGCAAATGCAACCGGACCTCGATTGGCCTGACGAACGTTGCGACCTCGCCAGCGTGCTTCGCTTGATCCTGTCGCTACCACACGAAGACCTGATCGAACACGCCATTTTGCGACCGATGGAAGAGTTACTCCAAGCCGCTGATTTGCATGTTTGCTTGTGGTGGAAGCTCGCGGTTGAAGGAGCGGCGGGACGAGACGTTCCCGGTGGACTGGATCCCGGAGTGGTTGCTGAACGCGTGCACGCTCTCACATGGCTGCTGCAACTTTCGGGTTTCGTTCCTGAGGACGCCGCTGACATGTCCTGGGATCAAGTGGGCCGCGAAATTGAACGCGGCATCGTCGGCTAA
- a CDS encoding PstS family phosphate ABC transporter substrate-binding protein — protein MKFSSYAFSCLIALAVISTGCDKSSSSTENGADPSAPAAESNLVGTIKVDGSSTVQPISNAIREGFIKQHPNVDIIVSGNGTGNGFKSFYDKGTDISDASRPIKSGEFENCKTNGVEFVELPVAYDGLTIVVNPQNDWVKELTVDQLKSMFVGDDAAKNWSDVDPSWPEEAIQIYAPGTGSGTYDYFHEVLAKKSKKELRGDMNLNEDDNILVKGVSDNKFSIGFFGVAYYEENKDKLRAVPVVNPKDEVAYEPTTENIASNKYAPFSRPLFIYVNTDSLNRAEVQTFVEYFLVNTPEVSEKVGYVRLPEPVMAKAQTNLDAGKTGTHFVDESGESRSGALTDLFVDENLVK, from the coding sequence ATGAAATTCTCTTCCTACGCTTTCTCGTGCTTGATCGCACTCGCGGTTATTTCGACGGGCTGTGACAAGTCTTCGTCAAGCACCGAGAACGGAGCCGATCCTTCGGCACCTGCGGCTGAGTCCAACTTGGTCGGCACGATCAAAGTCGACGGCAGTAGCACTGTGCAGCCGATCAGCAACGCGATCCGCGAAGGCTTTATCAAACAACATCCAAACGTTGACATCATTGTCAGTGGCAACGGAACCGGAAATGGTTTCAAGAGTTTCTATGACAAGGGCACCGATATTTCGGATGCATCGCGTCCAATCAAGAGCGGTGAGTTTGAGAATTGCAAAACAAACGGTGTCGAATTCGTTGAGCTTCCTGTTGCTTACGATGGTTTGACCATCGTTGTGAATCCACAGAACGATTGGGTCAAAGAGCTGACCGTCGATCAACTGAAATCAATGTTCGTTGGCGACGACGCCGCGAAGAACTGGAGCGACGTTGATCCAAGTTGGCCTGAAGAAGCAATTCAAATTTATGCTCCAGGCACGGGCTCAGGAACTTACGATTACTTCCACGAAGTGTTGGCGAAGAAGTCGAAGAAAGAACTCCGCGGCGACATGAATTTGAACGAAGATGACAACATCTTGGTCAAAGGCGTTTCGGATAACAAATTCTCAATTGGTTTCTTCGGCGTTGCTTACTACGAAGAGAACAAAGACAAGCTGCGTGCGGTTCCTGTCGTCAATCCAAAAGACGAAGTCGCTTACGAGCCCACGACCGAGAACATTGCTTCGAACAAGTACGCTCCTTTCAGCCGTCCTTTGTTCATCTACGTGAACACCGACTCGCTCAACCGAGCGGAAGTTCAAACCTTTGTGGAATACTTTTTGGTCAACACACCTGAAGTCAGCGAGAAGGTTGGCTATGTCCGTTTGCCTGAACCAGTGATGGCAAAGGCTCAAACCAATTTGGACGCTGGCAAAACCGGCACTCACTTTGTCGATGAATCGGGCGAAAGCCGCAGCGGTGCACTGACCGATTTGTTCGTCGACGAGAACCTCGTCAAGTAA
- the thiC gene encoding phosphomethylpyrimidine synthase ThiC yields the protein MTQLLSARAGEITPEMEYVAKREDLPVELIRDEVASGRMVIPANKVHAAGALEPMAIGIAAKCKINANIGNSAVTSNVGEELEKLHTAVHFGADTVMDLSTGKDIDNIRRQIIDKSPVPIGTVPIYQMLEELGGNIEDMNAQHFLDMVEHQAKQGVDYMTIHCGVKLEHLHLTVNRVTGIVSRGGSLIAKWMMAHNKQNPLLEAFDDLCDIMREYDVTWSLGDGLRPGSIADASDDAQFAELDVLGECTKRGWEKGTQVMVEGPGHIPLDQIQMNIERQIEVCHGAPFYVLGPLVTDIAPGYDHITSCIGAANAGMHGAAMLCYVTPKEHLGLPNEEDVKQGVIAYKIAAHTADVARKRKGAQDRDDALSKARFAFDWKEQFRLSLDPETAQRYHDETLPQDTFKSAHFCSMCGPKYCSMKITEDIRQMAKEKKLVELPTT from the coding sequence ATGACCCAGCTGCTGTCTGCCCGCGCGGGCGAAATCACCCCCGAAATGGAATACGTCGCTAAACGCGAAGACCTACCGGTCGAGCTGATTCGCGATGAAGTCGCCTCGGGACGCATGGTGATCCCAGCCAACAAAGTTCACGCGGCTGGTGCCTTGGAACCCATGGCGATCGGCATCGCTGCCAAGTGCAAGATCAACGCCAACATCGGCAACAGCGCCGTGACCAGCAACGTGGGTGAGGAACTTGAAAAACTCCACACCGCTGTTCACTTCGGTGCCGACACGGTCATGGATTTGTCGACCGGAAAAGACATCGACAACATCCGCCGCCAAATCATCGACAAGAGCCCTGTTCCAATCGGAACCGTGCCGATCTACCAAATGCTGGAAGAACTCGGCGGCAACATCGAAGACATGAACGCTCAACACTTCTTGGACATGGTCGAACACCAAGCCAAGCAGGGCGTTGACTACATGACGATTCACTGCGGTGTCAAACTGGAACACCTGCACCTGACCGTCAATCGCGTGACCGGAATCGTCAGCCGCGGTGGATCGCTGATCGCCAAATGGATGATGGCTCACAACAAGCAAAACCCATTGCTGGAAGCGTTCGACGATCTTTGCGACATCATGCGTGAGTACGACGTGACCTGGTCGCTCGGCGACGGACTGCGTCCTGGGTCGATCGCAGACGCGTCCGACGACGCTCAGTTCGCCGAATTGGATGTCCTCGGTGAATGCACCAAACGCGGCTGGGAAAAAGGCACGCAGGTCATGGTCGAAGGACCTGGACACATTCCTTTGGACCAAATCCAAATGAATATCGAACGGCAAATCGAAGTTTGCCACGGTGCTCCGTTCTACGTACTGGGCCCATTGGTCACCGACATCGCTCCCGGTTATGACCACATCACCAGTTGCATTGGCGCCGCCAACGCCGGCATGCACGGTGCCGCGATGTTGTGCTACGTGACCCCCAAAGAGCACCTGGGTCTGCCGAACGAAGAAGACGTCAAGCAAGGCGTGATCGCGTACAAGATTGCTGCCCACACCGCGGACGTCGCTCGTAAACGCAAGGGTGCACAGGACCGTGATGACGCCCTTTCGAAAGCTCGTTTCGCGTTTGACTGGAAGGAACAATTCCGTCTGTCGCTTGACCCTGAAACAGCTCAGCGATACCACGACGAAACACTTCCTCAAGACACCTTCAAGAGCGCTCACTTCTGCAGCATGTGCGGACCAAAGTACTGCTCGATGAAAATCACCGAGGACATCCGCCAAATGGCCAAAGAAAAGAAACTGGTCGAACTCCCAACAACCTGA
- a CDS encoding polysaccharide lyase — MTRLSLIWLILAAAFGCDKPGDRNEELTYLREILPAELLDFSHLDLPSRDNIAKIKTADGAHLGLRIYPGQPKTHGGIRAEVSLDYPFQTEDTVRYTWKFRLPEDFESDVPQNRWWVIGQWHDQPDRTKDETWETQPSYSPPISIGIAEIENRLAIGLSYGTTLGNHKQAVSDPIPIQRGDWYTAQADIRWSQTENGSIELSLVEIPESATLMKGPNMNNAYQHYLKVGMYRHPGIQSENWIHIDQINVTHLTTSKPAKR; from the coding sequence ATGACCCGACTTTCATTGATATGGCTCATCCTCGCTGCCGCGTTCGGATGCGACAAACCTGGCGACCGCAATGAAGAGCTGACTTACCTCCGGGAAATACTCCCGGCCGAATTGCTTGACTTCTCGCACTTGGATCTTCCGAGCCGCGACAACATTGCCAAGATAAAAACCGCCGACGGCGCTCACCTTGGCCTTCGCATCTACCCGGGCCAGCCAAAAACGCATGGCGGGATTCGAGCTGAAGTCAGCCTGGACTACCCATTCCAGACGGAAGACACCGTCCGGTACACGTGGAAGTTTCGCCTGCCGGAGGACTTTGAGTCGGATGTCCCTCAGAACCGGTGGTGGGTCATCGGACAATGGCACGATCAACCCGACCGAACGAAAGACGAAACCTGGGAAACGCAGCCGTCTTACAGCCCACCGATTTCAATCGGGATCGCGGAAATCGAAAACCGACTGGCAATCGGGCTCAGCTACGGCACCACGCTCGGCAATCACAAACAGGCTGTTTCTGATCCGATCCCGATCCAACGAGGCGACTGGTACACCGCCCAAGCAGATATCCGATGGTCACAAACTGAGAACGGCAGCATCGAGCTTTCCCTGGTGGAGATCCCCGAGAGCGCCACCCTGATGAAAGGCCCCAACATGAACAATGCTTATCAGCATTATTTGAAAGTCGGTATGTATCGACACCCTGGAATCCAAAGCGAGAATTGGATTCACATCGACCAGATCAACGTCACTCACCTCACCACGAGCAAGCCTGCGAAGCGATGA
- a CDS encoding UvrB/UvrC motif-containing protein — MFHVPTNETWDPEALAERLREQNLEAIVLANSVRITLPTIPPANMLERLQDLIFPARSQHLTLRFNKQKFICNIELVFDPLKFSHESMILTQISKACKQRGYWCKPGREIAMKYCPDSAELKELLEKVEQLQIEKENLVANQNFEQAAKVRDDETLLKRRIDAILFKATGKRLGSADT; from the coding sequence ATGTTCCACGTGCCAACAAACGAGACCTGGGATCCAGAAGCGCTCGCGGAACGACTACGCGAGCAAAACTTAGAAGCAATCGTGCTTGCAAACTCGGTACGGATCACGCTCCCAACCATCCCGCCGGCAAACATGCTGGAGCGACTACAGGACCTTATCTTCCCGGCTCGCTCTCAGCACCTAACGCTTCGCTTCAACAAACAGAAGTTCATTTGCAACATCGAACTAGTTTTCGATCCGCTCAAATTCTCTCATGAATCGATGATTTTGACTCAGATCAGCAAAGCATGCAAACAGAGAGGCTACTGGTGCAAACCCGGTCGTGAAATTGCAATGAAGTACTGCCCCGACTCGGCAGAACTCAAAGAGCTGCTTGAAAAGGTGGAGCAACTGCAAATCGAGAAAGAGAATCTCGTCGCCAACCAAAACTTTGAACAAGCTGCCAAAGTACGTGATGATGAAACCCTGCTAAAACGACGAATCGATGCGATACTGTTCAAGGCAACTGGCAAACGTCTGGGTTCAGCGGACACGTGA
- a CDS encoding carbon starvation CstA family protein: MSTLVIAILSMVAFVVAYHTYGRYLATKLFRLSGDEPMPSVSLRDDVDFVPTDRSIVFGHHFTSIAGTGPIVGPALAVFWGWLPALLWVVFGSILIGGVHDLAALVISIRNRGESIGQAAGRLISPRAKVLFLIVLALALSIVLAVFGLVIANIFKLYPESVLSVWTAMPVAAFIGWAVIRRGGNLVLPCLIGLGILYLTVYLGTTTLPLDLAEVLPADAVYMTPVVVWTLLLLIYAFFASVLPVWLLLQPRDFLNSLQLGVALILLVAGLAVASLNGQANLATAAPAIAKQVPADAPPMLPFLFITIACGACSGFHCLVSSGTTSKQLKNARDAQMIGYGSMLGEGMLAVLVILACCAGVGMGRLTRDTSSGSIEITRQEPIAMAEVSAEEAALDGSAAWRSYYRTGRTTADGTAAAGGGWKGQGLDKKLAAFIDGGANFISAIGIPLKYGVAIMAVMVACFAATTLDTATRLQRYVISELASSAGWHAGTNKYVATTIAVGIGMAIAVFAGDSPGKGGLMLWPLFGATNQLLAGLALMVAVFYLARRSRPVAVLAIPMGMMLLLPAWAMVFDLVNNWWPQRDYVLIGFGTLVLILQAWMVGEAVSLWRRLPEVMKEAKANGEPASTDPLAAP; encoded by the coding sequence ATGAGCACTCTTGTCATTGCGATCCTGTCGATGGTCGCGTTTGTCGTCGCCTACCACACCTATGGTCGCTATCTCGCCACGAAGTTGTTTCGTCTGAGTGGTGACGAACCGATGCCCAGCGTTTCGTTGCGGGATGACGTCGACTTTGTGCCAACGGATCGGTCGATTGTTTTTGGCCATCATTTCACCAGCATCGCTGGGACGGGCCCAATCGTTGGGCCAGCACTGGCGGTTTTTTGGGGATGGTTGCCGGCGTTGCTTTGGGTTGTGTTCGGCTCCATTTTGATCGGCGGCGTGCACGACCTGGCCGCTTTGGTGATTTCGATTCGAAATCGAGGTGAGTCGATCGGGCAGGCAGCGGGGCGATTGATATCGCCACGAGCCAAGGTTCTGTTCTTGATTGTCTTGGCATTGGCACTGTCGATTGTTTTGGCCGTGTTCGGGTTGGTGATCGCGAACATATTCAAGCTGTATCCCGAATCGGTTTTGTCTGTTTGGACGGCGATGCCGGTGGCGGCGTTCATCGGTTGGGCGGTGATTCGGCGCGGAGGCAATTTGGTTCTGCCGTGTTTGATTGGCCTCGGAATTCTCTATCTGACGGTTTATTTGGGAACGACGACGTTGCCGTTGGATCTAGCTGAGGTGTTGCCTGCGGATGCGGTCTACATGACCCCCGTGGTCGTTTGGACTTTGCTTTTATTGATTTATGCCTTTTTCGCATCGGTGTTGCCGGTTTGGTTGTTGCTTCAGCCTCGCGACTTCTTGAACAGTTTGCAGTTGGGTGTGGCTTTGATCCTGTTGGTGGCTGGTTTGGCAGTTGCATCGCTGAACGGGCAAGCCAACCTGGCCACTGCGGCACCCGCGATCGCCAAACAAGTACCCGCGGACGCTCCGCCGATGTTGCCGTTTTTGTTCATCACCATTGCCTGCGGTGCTTGCAGTGGATTTCATTGCTTGGTCAGCAGTGGAACGACGAGCAAGCAACTCAAGAACGCTCGCGATGCTCAGATGATTGGATATGGATCCATGCTGGGCGAAGGCATGTTGGCCGTGTTGGTGATCTTGGCCTGTTGCGCGGGAGTCGGCATGGGCCGGTTAACTCGCGACACGTCATCGGGATCGATCGAGATCACACGTCAAGAACCCATCGCCATGGCGGAGGTTTCTGCGGAAGAAGCCGCGTTGGATGGCTCGGCAGCGTGGCGTTCTTACTACCGAACGGGCAGGACGACCGCTGATGGGACTGCCGCCGCGGGTGGCGGATGGAAGGGGCAAGGGCTCGACAAAAAGCTGGCTGCTTTCATCGACGGTGGCGCTAACTTCATTTCGGCAATCGGTATCCCGCTGAAGTATGGCGTTGCAATCATGGCGGTGATGGTCGCGTGTTTCGCCGCGACAACACTGGATACTGCGACTCGTTTGCAACGCTATGTGATCAGTGAACTCGCCTCTTCAGCTGGTTGGCATGCCGGTACCAACAAATACGTCGCAACAACGATCGCTGTGGGCATTGGAATGGCCATCGCCGTTTTCGCGGGCGACAGCCCCGGTAAAGGTGGTTTGATGTTGTGGCCGTTGTTTGGTGCAACCAATCAGCTGTTGGCTGGTTTGGCTTTGATGGTCGCCGTTTTCTATCTTGCGCGACGCAGCCGGCCCGTTGCCGTTCTGGCGATCCCGATGGGGATGATGTTGTTGTTGCCCGCGTGGGCCATGGTCTTTGATTTGGTTAACAATTGGTGGCCGCAGCGAGACTACGTGCTGATTGGATTTGGGACCTTGGTTCTGATCCTACAGGCTTGGATGGTTGGCGAAGCGGTTTCGCTATGGCGACGTTTGCCCGAAGTGATGAAGGAAGCCAAGGCGAATGGCGAACCGGCAAGCACTGATCCGCTCGCAGCGCCTTGA